TAAAAATGATATTTACTAGAGTTGTTTCTCCAAGAAACCTGCTGTGATATCCCTCACTAAAGATGACATTGTGCTGTAGTTGTGGTAATGTATTGTTAGAAATCAGCAGTGGGTTTACTGAAAAATAATTTCTCTCTTCTTTTTCAAGGCATCCAGTGGCATGCTTTTTCCATCTGTTTTTCCGAATTAGTGCAATAGTTGTCTACACTCTTTGTGAGTTCCTGAGCAGTAGCTTTATTGCCTGCTTTGTGACAATAATTTTGCTCCTATCATGTGACTTCTGGACTGTAAAAGTAAGTAACTTTTGAAACACCTAATGTAAGCTGTTCAGTAGAGGGAAATTGTCTGGGCCATGTGTTGTGTATTATTGGGTACACAAGCCCAAACATTGCTACTGTATATTTGAATTGATGAAATGTTTTAAATCTTCATGAAGTAAATCCTCAATGTACATTCAGCTGAATGTCCACGTCGTGATGTATATTTTTATTATTACTATACTTGTACAGCATAAATTAATGTAACAAACTTGATCCTCCAATTATCCTGCATTGTTTCTATCTCTGGTCCAGAATATCACTGGTAGACTACTGGTGGGGTTACGCTGGTGGAACCAGGTTGATGATGATGGAAAGAGCCACTGGGTCTTTGAGGCCAAGAAGGTATGCTTGACCAAAAGTTTGTTCCTTTGTTTGAAGATGAGACCAAAATAAGCTTGTGTTTGATGATCTGTAAACCACATTGGGTACTTGGTGTTCATGTGCCTTGATATTTGGGCAGCACGGCTGCTGCTTTATAGTTGGTCTGACTTGCAGAGAGGCTGGTTTACTATCAGGCTACAGGCACTGCTGCGAAATAAACTTGTTCTGCTTTGTTAAAGCGAACAACTTGCATAGGACAAAGCGGCCCCTTACGGTGCTTACACAATATTAATAGTCAAAGTAAATTAATATTGAAGTAAACTTTAATCTGAATAAGTAGAACACTAAGATTAGAAAACACATCTTGTAAGTAGTAGTTTAACGGCTATAATGTTTAGGTATAAATGTATAAACTAATTACAGACAtatttattgatattgagtgtgaAAGCAGAGAACCTGTTAAACCAAGGCGACTAAGTGTATGTCCAAGACAATAGTTGCGTTGAGTTGTGTTCTGAGGGAAAGAGTAGAGCGATTAGTTATTCTGTTCTAATTAAAAATGTGCTTTCTGAATGATCTTCATAGCCTTCAAGTAAAGGGAAGAGAGCCTCCTCCGAAGCCGAATCCAAAATCTTCTGGCTAGGATTAATCATCTGTCCCATTATATGGGTCATTTTTGTCTTCAGCACTTTCTTTTCCTTTAAACTGAAATGGTTGGTAAGTTCTTGATCTGCTGCACAACAGTAATTCAGTGGTTTGGACTTTTCTTACAAAAATCATGTTGATAATTTTTTTACAGACTTACATAAATGTAAGCAATGCAAATAGTTTTCTAAATTTTGGGAgtttaaacacaagttgttgtagttgtgcCACTCTAAATGTTCTTTTAAAAATTCATACCATTcttgaaataaattaaaaatggcCAAGGGgcggggggatgagggggtgataggaAAGGACAGTAACAGATGTATTCCATGCACAGTTTTGCAGAAGCAGTGGTATGAGGTGGGGATTGGATTGTGTCCATGGGATATTCCTTTCAATTGTTCTTACTACTTTCTTTCCCTCGGAACAGGCAGTGGTTATTATGGGTGTTACGCTGCAAGGGTCTAATCTGTATGGTTACGTAAAATGTAAAATGGGAAGTGGAAAAAATCTAACCAGTATGGCTACCTCCTACTTGGGCCGGCAGTTTTTCAAGACGGTGAGTTAATTCTGAGACTCTTGTTGCTTCACAACATTGTAGTGTTTCCCAAGTTTGGGAAGTTTACTGTATTTTTTAACTCATAAAACAATGTATACTTTTTATTGGACAACTCAGGAGGCATAATATCACTTTAGTTTGAATCATACAATACAGTTACTAGAACCTGCTGTTCATTTGACAGATTTACCTTCATTTTACTGAACATTAATTTTTGCCTTAAGTGCGGAATAAAAATTTCCTTCATCTTGGGGGTTTGAATGTCTTACAAACTCTTCAAGATTTAGATGCCTTTTAATGCCCTCCAGTTGATGTGTCATTCTAGATGTGTTATAGTCTGGACATAGAATACCTCATTAATGATATAAAAATCATCATTCACCCTGTCTGAATCTGGATCACACAGAGCCACAGCCAGCACAAAAACTAACCAAAAGCAGAAGAATATTTAGAATCAGAAAAAGGCCAAAAACATCTATCCCTTTTTTGTAAATGGCCTCACATACTTGCTTTTTCACTTCTCTCAATCCTTTCTCTCTCTAGAAACCCATCTAGTTGTCTCTTGAACCTATTAATACTTGTCTGCTTCAATGGCCTTCCCAGGTAACATATTCCACAACTTAGTTGAAAGGTTCTGCGTGTCTTCCCATCGTAAGTCTAActtattgattttaaaatttacatttGAACTCTTTGATATTGTCAACGGTTTGCCTGATTGTCACTGTCACCATGTAAAATTGAAACAGAATATAttaacaaatggggaggtgactTTAAAGCTGTAATCCAATTTTGAGATTAGGTTGTCTGTTTTCATTTAAGCTTTTCCCTAGTGGTTTGATATCATTTGAACCATTACCTTGCATTCATTCCCAGCTATCCATTATTTTTCGAAGTACACTGATTCTTGCTGCAATGGATTACCAAATTAGCAAAAAGACTCCCATCCCTCTAATTCTGCACAGTTTATCAAACATAATGAATTCTAAGGCGAGGTGCTAGTTATTTTCAGATGTTGCTAGATGTTATTATCTTGCAGTGCTGTGCAGAATTTACAGGGAGAATTTGTTCTCCGAAGAACTGCAGGTCCC
The nucleotide sequence above comes from Heptranchias perlo isolate sHepPer1 chromosome 23, sHepPer1.hap1, whole genome shotgun sequence. Encoded proteins:
- the tvp23b gene encoding Golgi apparatus membrane protein TVP23 homolog B isoform X1, which encodes MMRQESSDDAEDVSLFDAEDEGQRKPKRRKIRHPVACFFHLFFRISAIVVYTLCEFLSSSFIACFVTIILLLSCDFWTVKNITGRLLVGLRWWNQVDDDGKSHWVFEAKKPSSKGKRASSEAESKIFWLGLIICPIIWVIFVFSTFFSFKLKWLAVVIMGVTLQGSNLYGYVKCKMGSGKNLTSMATSYLGRQFFKTSLQLLRRIGRKKPNSSFCLCKKSSLNPCLRGPFQTSDWQ
- the tvp23b gene encoding Golgi apparatus membrane protein TVP23 homolog B isoform X2, producing MMRQESSDDAEDVSLFDAEDEGQRKPKRRKIRHPVACFFHLFFRISAIVVYTLCEFLSSSFIACFVTIILLLSCDFWTVKNITGRLLVGLRWWNQVDDDGKSHWVFEAKKPSSKGKRASSEAESKIFWLGLIICPIIWVIFVFSTFFSFKLKWLAVVIMGVTLQGSNLYGYVKCKMGSGKNLTSMATSYLGRQFFKTAMKKEDNTES